The proteins below are encoded in one region of Halocatena salina:
- a CDS encoding MATE family efflux transporter — MSIRSVFNKVFKSKDEFDLTGGGIGWPLFYLSLPIIITNLFQTAYNLADTFWLGQYSTTALAAISFAFPIVFLLISLALGLSVAGSVLVAQHIGAGEERKAEYAASQTITYAVVASLVLGGAGYFLVEDFLALLGAAPDIAAQATGYMQVFSAGLVAVFGFAVFISLMRGYGDTITPMLVMFGSVVLNIVLDPLLIFGFESNPLFGYLGMRGLETWLFELTGYAGSGIEGAAIATVFSRVLAFVVGLWIMFRGTRGVQIRLSQMTPNLSFARRVFDIGVPASIEGTTRSLSINLLMFIIAAFPETVVAAYGIGTRVFSVIFLPALALSQGIETMTGQNIGAKKQDRAAETNHFGSRIMLIGLTAFGVIVWLAAAPVAAVFTNDPAVVDATATFLRYAAPTFGFIGVMRAYTGGLRGAGKTLIAAVISLIALGIVRLPVAWIGTNVLALDATGLWIAFPVSNIAGGVIAYLWFKRGTWREADLTDSEFGSDVPSTEHASTDD; from the coding sequence GTGAGTATTCGATCGGTGTTCAACAAGGTGTTCAAGTCCAAAGATGAGTTCGATCTGACCGGCGGTGGTATCGGCTGGCCACTGTTCTATCTCTCTTTGCCGATCATCATCACGAACCTCTTTCAGACCGCGTACAATCTCGCGGACACCTTTTGGCTCGGGCAGTACAGCACGACCGCGCTCGCGGCGATCAGCTTCGCGTTTCCGATCGTCTTCTTGCTGATCTCGTTGGCACTGGGTCTTTCGGTAGCTGGCAGTGTGCTCGTCGCCCAACACATCGGTGCTGGTGAGGAACGGAAAGCCGAATACGCCGCCTCCCAGACGATCACCTACGCGGTCGTCGCGTCACTCGTTCTTGGAGGCGCCGGGTACTTCCTCGTTGAGGACTTCCTCGCCCTCCTCGGGGCCGCGCCGGACATTGCGGCCCAAGCGACCGGCTACATGCAGGTGTTCTCGGCTGGACTGGTCGCAGTCTTCGGGTTTGCGGTGTTCATCTCGCTGATGCGGGGGTATGGCGACACGATCACGCCGATGCTCGTGATGTTCGGATCAGTCGTACTCAACATCGTGCTCGATCCGCTTCTCATCTTTGGCTTCGAGAGCAATCCGTTGTTCGGTTATCTCGGTATGCGCGGTCTCGAAACGTGGCTGTTCGAGCTGACGGGCTACGCCGGATCGGGCATTGAGGGTGCTGCTATTGCGACGGTGTTCTCCCGTGTCCTCGCGTTCGTGGTCGGTCTGTGGATCATGTTCCGTGGAACGCGTGGTGTGCAGATCCGGCTCTCCCAGATGACGCCAAACCTTTCGTTCGCCCGTCGGGTGTTCGACATCGGCGTCCCGGCCTCGATCGAGGGAACTACCCGTTCGCTTTCGATCAATCTGCTGATGTTCATCATCGCTGCGTTTCCCGAGACCGTCGTTGCCGCCTATGGTATCGGCACGCGGGTGTTCTCGGTGATCTTCTTACCGGCACTCGCCCTCTCACAGGGCATCGAGACGATGACCGGCCAGAACATCGGCGCGAAGAAACAGGACAGAGCGGCCGAAACCAACCATTTCGGTTCGCGGATCATGCTGATCGGTCTCACTGCGTTCGGCGTCATCGTGTGGCTGGCTGCCGCCCCGGTCGCCGCCGTCTTCACGAACGATCCCGCTGTCGTCGATGCGACCGCGACCTTCCTTCGGTATGCGGCACCGACGTTCGGGTTCATCGGCGTCATGCGGGCGTACACCGGCGGGCTCCGCGGGGCTGGTAAGACGTTGATTGCTGCGGTCATCTCGCTCATAGCGCTCGGGATCGTTCGGCTGCCGGTCGCGTGGATCGGAACCAACGTACTCGCACTCGACGCCACCGGGCTCTGGATCGCCTTCCCTGTCTCCAACATCGCGGGCGGCGTCATCGCGTATCTCTGGTTCAAGCGGGGCACGTGGCGCGAGGCGGACCTCACCGACTCGGAGTTCGGGAGCGATGTCCCGAGCACTGAACACGCATCGACGGACGACTGA
- a CDS encoding CPBP family intramembrane glutamic endopeptidase, whose product MVPNNIYHWVGTYDRLRSIGVVVLLVISALLLAGVAVVPLLFALSAVGIASNSVVGYVVLLVEQQFVFALVTVVYAIYTDPDLIAVRRPTGWSIGWVVVGVGLLLGIAQLVSILFHYGGIMGGTNQIERFARVRPQLLLYLIPLAIVLIGPGEELLFRGAVQGRLRRSFSALPAIGLASALFGLVHVPAVVASSPVGVGSYVLTTFVLGVVLGGLYEHTDNLLVPALAHGVYNAILFGTLYVSLTGIG is encoded by the coding sequence ATGGTACCAAACAACATTTATCATTGGGTCGGTACGTACGACCGACTCCGATCCATTGGTGTGGTGGTGCTCCTCGTTATCAGCGCCCTGCTGCTTGCGGGAGTGGCCGTGGTACCGTTGTTATTCGCACTGTCGGCAGTCGGAATCGCTTCGAACAGCGTCGTCGGCTACGTCGTCCTGCTCGTCGAACAGCAGTTCGTGTTCGCCCTCGTGACCGTGGTGTATGCGATCTACACCGATCCAGATCTCATCGCTGTTCGACGGCCAACGGGTTGGAGTATCGGCTGGGTCGTCGTGGGTGTGGGGTTGCTGTTAGGTATCGCACAGCTCGTTAGCATATTGTTCCACTACGGCGGCATCATGGGGGGAACCAACCAGATCGAACGGTTCGCTCGTGTACGTCCACAACTGTTGCTGTATCTGATACCGCTTGCGATCGTGCTGATCGGACCGGGAGAGGAACTGCTGTTTCGTGGAGCGGTTCAGGGACGGCTTCGCCGGTCGTTTTCGGCGCTTCCGGCGATCGGGCTGGCAAGCGCGCTGTTCGGACTCGTGCACGTTCCGGCAGTGGTCGCAAGCAGTCCCGTTGGTGTCGGGAGCTACGTCCTCACCACTTTCGTTCTCGGGGTGGTACTCGGAGGGTTGTACGAGCATACGGACAATCTCCTCGTCCCGGCGCTCGCGCACGGTGTGTACAACGCAATCCTGTTCGGCACCCTGTACGTGTCGCTCACCGGTATCGGATAG
- a CDS encoding phosphoribosyltransferase, whose amino-acid sequence MSFADRTEAGRRLGTELIERGVAGDIVLAIPRGGLPLGRAVADTLDRPLDVVVAKKIGAPHNPEYAIGAVASDGSVWLNEDAIGTLDIDTAYLEAERTEMASAAREKAQRYRGDRELPTIEGKAVVIVDDGVATGATVRACIERVTNVGADRIVLAVPVGSPQTIDELRSMVDEVVCLETPRNFRAVGQFYDRFDQVQDEQAMTYLDKS is encoded by the coding sequence ATGAGCTTTGCCGATCGAACGGAGGCAGGCCGCCGACTCGGCACAGAGCTGATCGAACGGGGTGTTGCGGGCGATATCGTGCTTGCGATTCCGAGGGGCGGGCTACCGTTGGGTCGTGCAGTGGCTGACACGCTTGATCGTCCCCTTGATGTCGTCGTCGCCAAGAAGATCGGTGCGCCGCACAACCCGGAGTACGCGATCGGAGCCGTAGCCAGCGACGGCAGCGTGTGGCTCAACGAGGACGCGATCGGGACGCTTGATATCGATACCGCGTATCTCGAAGCTGAACGGACGGAGATGGCGAGCGCCGCGCGCGAGAAGGCACAGCGGTACCGCGGTGATCGAGAACTGCCGACGATCGAGGGGAAAGCGGTGGTCATCGTCGACGACGGGGTCGCCACGGGGGCAACCGTCCGTGCTTGTATCGAACGCGTCACCAACGTCGGGGCCGATCGGATCGTGCTAGCGGTGCCCGTCGGCTCCCCCCAAACGATCGACGAACTGCGTTCGATGGTTGACGAAGTCGTCTGTCTCGAAACGCCGAGGAACTTTCGAGCCGTCGGACAGTTCTACGACCGATTCGATCAGGTTCAGGACGAACAAGCGATGACGTATCTGGACAAGTCGTGA
- a CDS encoding DUF6684 family protein, giving the protein MSKYLLDRQTVLDVTVNIIPLLMLVFFFILFALYDPYLKNTFMLGMSLFLLIIPFVFLLLLTYAAGRTIEREEEQTD; this is encoded by the coding sequence ATGAGTAAGTACTTGCTCGACCGGCAGACGGTTCTCGACGTTACCGTGAATATAATCCCGTTGCTCATGCTCGTTTTCTTTTTCATCCTGTTCGCTCTGTACGATCCGTATCTCAAAAACACGTTTATGCTCGGTATGTCCCTCTTCCTGCTCATCATTCCTTTCGTATTTCTATTACTTCTTACCTACGCTGCCGGGCGAACGATCGAGCGCGAAGAGGAGCAAACCGACTGA
- a CDS encoding NADH-quinone oxidoreductase subunit D has product MSSDTVPTTDDTPTTDYDAIVELLGEHVIEREEHHNTEAVVIRPDEVQDVLFTLRDEAGFDHCSCLTAQEYDDRFESIYHLRSFDEATRELSVVVPTPKDKPVSQTATPVYQTANWHEREAYDLVGIEYGEHPNLRRILLPETWQGHPLRLDYDQERHQIVTLSEHVNPLEADRRAVESDQVAETGPVDATVDDTPTAGETETMLLNIGPHHPATHGVLHLETTLDGEQVADVNPDIGYLHRCEEQMCQQGTYRHKIIPYSNRWDYTANLPNEWAVARPIEEIADLDVPEYAQVLRTMATEFGRMLGHFLAVGTFALDVYGDFTAIFQYAFRDRELVQNILEDLTGQRMMFYYFRLGGVAWDLPEPREEFFRKIRDFLDQLPATLEEYHNLLPRNEVFQIRCVDTGILEPEMAKQYGCTGPVARGSGVDYDLRRDDPYGYYDRLDWNVVTEDGCDNYARVLVRLREVEESANIIRQCVDLLEEWPEDDRQIQSNVPRTLKPDPDTEIYRAVESAKGELGIYIRSDGTDTPARFKIRSPCFHNLSALPEMAEGEYVPDLIASLGSLDLVLGSVDR; this is encoded by the coding sequence ATGAGTTCTGATACCGTTCCCACTACCGACGACACACCAACCACCGATTACGACGCGATCGTGGAGCTGTTGGGCGAGCACGTGATCGAGCGCGAGGAACACCACAACACCGAGGCGGTCGTCATCCGTCCGGACGAGGTGCAGGATGTGCTGTTCACCCTCCGGGATGAGGCGGGGTTCGACCACTGTTCGTGTCTGACCGCCCAAGAGTACGACGACCGTTTCGAGTCGATCTATCACCTTCGAAGCTTCGATGAGGCGACGCGAGAACTGAGCGTTGTCGTCCCGACGCCGAAGGACAAGCCGGTGAGCCAGACGGCGACTCCAGTGTATCAAACTGCGAACTGGCACGAACGAGAGGCGTACGATCTGGTCGGCATCGAGTACGGAGAGCATCCGAATCTGCGTCGGATCCTGTTGCCCGAAACGTGGCAAGGACACCCCCTGAGACTCGATTACGACCAAGAGCGCCACCAGATCGTTACGCTGAGTGAACACGTCAATCCTCTCGAGGCCGACCGTCGAGCGGTCGAAAGCGATCAGGTCGCCGAAACAGGCCCGGTCGACGCGACGGTGGACGACACACCGACGGCCGGTGAAACCGAAACGATGCTCCTCAACATCGGTCCCCATCATCCGGCGACTCACGGCGTGCTCCACCTCGAAACGACGCTCGACGGCGAACAAGTCGCCGACGTCAATCCCGATATCGGCTATCTTCACCGGTGTGAAGAACAGATGTGCCAGCAAGGGACCTACCGACACAAGATCATTCCCTACTCCAATCGGTGGGATTATACGGCCAATCTTCCCAATGAGTGGGCCGTTGCGCGACCGATCGAGGAGATCGCTGATCTCGACGTGCCCGAGTACGCTCAGGTGTTACGCACTATGGCGACCGAGTTCGGGCGCATGTTGGGTCACTTTCTCGCTGTCGGTACGTTCGCGCTCGACGTGTACGGGGATTTCACGGCGATCTTTCAGTACGCGTTCCGAGATCGTGAACTCGTTCAGAACATCCTCGAGGATCTCACTGGCCAGCGGATGATGTTCTATTACTTCCGACTCGGTGGCGTGGCATGGGATTTGCCTGAACCCCGCGAGGAGTTTTTCAGGAAAATCAGAGATTTCCTCGATCAACTACCGGCGACCTTAGAGGAGTATCACAACCTCCTGCCGCGCAACGAGGTGTTTCAGATCCGGTGTGTGGACACGGGGATCCTCGAACCGGAGATGGCCAAACAGTACGGCTGTACCGGCCCGGTCGCACGAGGATCGGGTGTCGACTACGATCTCCGGCGTGACGATCCGTACGGTTACTACGACCGCCTCGATTGGAACGTCGTCACCGAGGATGGGTGTGACAACTACGCGCGCGTGTTGGTTCGCCTCCGCGAGGTCGAAGAGAGCGCCAACATTATTCGTCAGTGTGTCGATCTCCTCGAAGAGTGGCCCGAAGACGACCGCCAAATCCAGAGCAACGTTCCCCGGACGCTCAAGCCCGACCCGGACACCGAAATCTACCGCGCCGTCGAATCCGCCAAAGGCGAACTCGGCATCTACATCCGCAGCGACGGTACCGACACCCCCGCGCGGTTCAAAATCCGCAGTCCGTGCTTTCACAACCTGTCTGCGCTTCCCGAGATGGCCGAAGGCGAGTACGTCCCTGATCTGATCGCTTCCCTCGGGAGCCTCGACCTCGTGCTCGGAAGCGTTGACAGGTGA
- a CDS encoding class I SAM-dependent methyltransferase, protein MNRSIETVIGPEQRNCHRVYDQLLSSLSPSRALHLGSGRDRESKRSNLPDESELIAFDVDRQGLSRNDTESKIQGDAATIPFEEESFDLVFTEMVFEHLAQPWDVLTEIDRILKPGGSVLILVPNPLHYYAQVSDLTPFWFHELWLRMNGHDSTDIDAFPTEYEWGRLSQLLTTASTFDWSITAFHSFPGPTSYTRRLPLHAAFVLLDRVLARFKQFHVLYIVQYKKQALSTTP, encoded by the coding sequence ATGAACCGATCCATCGAGACGGTTATCGGGCCGGAGCAACGGAACTGTCACCGTGTGTATGATCAACTACTTTCCTCACTTTCCCCGTCTCGGGCCTTACACCTCGGTTCCGGCCGTGATAGGGAGAGTAAACGATCCAACCTCCCCGATGAGAGTGAGCTTATCGCGTTCGATGTCGATCGCCAAGGATTATCACGCAACGACACCGAGTCGAAGATCCAAGGCGATGCGGCTACGATCCCGTTCGAAGAGGAGAGCTTCGATCTCGTGTTCACGGAGATGGTGTTCGAACACCTCGCTCAGCCGTGGGACGTCTTGACCGAGATCGATCGGATCCTCAAACCGGGAGGGTCAGTCCTCATTCTCGTTCCTAATCCACTCCATTACTACGCACAGGTTTCGGATCTGACTCCGTTTTGGTTTCACGAGCTGTGGTTGCGGATGAACGGACACGATTCGACCGACATCGATGCGTTTCCCACCGAATACGAATGGGGGCGACTTTCACAGTTGTTGACCACTGCGAGCACGTTCGACTGGTCGATCACCGCGTTCCACAGCTTCCCGGGACCGACCAGCTACACCCGACGGCTGCCGCTTCATGCGGCGTTCGTACTCCTCGATCGGGTTCTCGCTCGTTTCAAACAGTTTCATGTGCTGTACATCGTTCAGTATAAGAAACAGGCGTTGTCCACTACCCCTTGA